One window from the genome of Paracoccus marcusii encodes:
- the xseA gene encoding exodeoxyribonuclease VII large subunit, translating to MDLLDDDMDDAPEPGSNAHEFTVSELSGAVKRSIEDQFGRVRVRAEVGRVSRPGSGHLYFDLKDDRAVLAAVTWKGQAARLIQRPEEGMEVIATGRLTTFPGQSKYQMIVDQIEPAGAGALMAMLEKRRKALAAEGLFDQERKRALPFLPRVIGVVTSPSGAVIRDILHRLRDRFPTRVIIWPVAVQGEGCAPQVTAAIRGFNALSPGGPIPRPDLIIVARGGGSLEDLWGFNEESVVRAAADSAIPLISAVGHETDTTLIDFASDRRAPTPTAAAEMAVPVRADLAARLAETGARMARSNAQAIQRPRQRLRDLARALGRPAALTEGARQRLDLWGGRLEPALRQLARARRQQLASRPMPAAMLRQFTQGKRAAMDRALMRLEGARARRLERPRDRLAQLRQRLDNSLVRVLADTRRVTAQQGARLADLDRRLVAAMARIRRQRQDALVRLDRMRLSLGHEQTLRRGFVILRDPEGGVITTPEVAARTPRMELQFAGDRRVAVRPDATPEKPKRRKPAPPEQKTLI from the coding sequence ATGGACCTGCTGGACGACGACATGGACGATGCCCCGGAACCGGGCAGCAACGCGCATGAATTCACCGTGTCCGAACTGTCCGGCGCGGTCAAACGCAGCATCGAGGATCAGTTCGGCCGCGTCCGCGTGCGCGCCGAGGTCGGGCGCGTGTCCCGTCCCGGATCGGGGCATCTGTATTTCGACCTGAAGGACGACCGCGCCGTGCTGGCCGCCGTCACCTGGAAGGGGCAGGCCGCCCGCCTGATCCAGCGCCCCGAGGAGGGGATGGAGGTCATCGCCACCGGCCGCCTGACGACCTTTCCGGGCCAGTCGAAATACCAGATGATCGTCGATCAGATCGAGCCCGCCGGTGCGGGCGCGCTGATGGCGATGCTGGAGAAGCGCCGCAAGGCGCTGGCGGCCGAGGGTCTGTTCGATCAGGAGCGCAAGCGCGCGCTGCCGTTCCTGCCGCGGGTGATCGGGGTGGTGACATCCCCTTCGGGCGCGGTGATCCGCGACATCCTGCACCGGCTGCGCGACCGCTTTCCGACCCGCGTGATCATCTGGCCGGTGGCCGTGCAGGGGGAGGGTTGCGCGCCGCAGGTGACGGCCGCGATCCGGGGCTTCAACGCGCTGTCGCCGGGCGGGCCGATCCCCCGGCCGGACCTGATCATCGTGGCGCGGGGCGGCGGGTCGCTGGAGGATTTGTGGGGCTTCAACGAGGAATCGGTCGTCCGGGCGGCGGCGGACAGCGCCATCCCCCTGATCTCGGCCGTGGGGCATGAGACGGACACGACGCTGATCGACTTCGCCTCGGACCGGCGCGCGCCGACGCCGACGGCTGCGGCCGAGATGGCCGTCCCGGTCCGCGCCGACCTGGCCGCGCGCCTGGCCGAGACCGGGGCGCGGATGGCGCGCAGCAATGCGCAGGCGATCCAACGCCCGCGTCAGCGTCTGCGCGATCTGGCCCGCGCGCTTGGTCGTCCTGCGGCGCTGACGGAAGGCGCGCGGCAGCGGCTGGACCTGTGGGGCGGGCGGCTGGAGCCCGCGCTGCGGCAGCTGGCGCGGGCGCGACGGCAGCAGCTGGCCTCGCGGCCCATGCCCGCGGCGATGCTGCGCCAGTTCACCCAAGGCAAGCGCGCCGCGATGGACCGCGCGCTGATGCGGCTGGAGGGCGCGCGCGCCCGACGGCTGGAGCGTCCGCGCGACCGTCTGGCGCAGCTGCGCCAACGGCTGGACAATTCACTGGTGCGGGTACTCGCTGACACGCGGCGGGTGACAGCGCAGCAGGGCGCGCGTCTGGCCGATCTGGACCGCCGGCTGGTCGCGGCGATGGCCCGGATCCGCCGTCAGCGGCAGGATGCGCTGGTTCGGCTGGACCGGATGCGGCTGTCCCTGGGGCACGAACAGACGCTGCGGCGCGGCTTCGTGATCCTGCGCGACCCGGAGGGCGGGGTGATCACCACGCCCGAGGTCGCAGCCCGGACCCCACGGATGGAGCTGCAATTCGCGGGCGACCGCCGCGTGGCCGTGCGCCCCGACGCCACGCCCGAGAAGCCCAAGCGCCGCAAGCCCGCGCCGCCCGAGCAGAAGACCCTGATCTGA
- the purD gene encoding phosphoribosylamine--glycine ligase produces the protein MNILILGGGGREHALAWAIRQNPKCDRLIVAPGNAGIAGVAECADLDVLSRAEVLEFAQENAVDFVIVGPEAPLAAGVSDALRDAGFLVFGPSQAAAQLEASKTFTKEICDACAAPTAAWARFTDAAAARDYVTAQGAPIVVKADGLAAGKGVTVAETVDQAHAAIDDIFDGAFGDMSVVIEEFMDGEEASFFILSDGTDCLAIGTAQDHKRVGDGDTGPNTGGMGAYSPAPVLTPAIQDQVMARIVRPTIAEMARRGMPFQGVLYAGLMIADGQARLVEYNVRFGDPECQVLMMRLGGQVLDLLLACAEGRLAQTPVTWADDHALTVVMAAQGYPGSYAKGTVIGGLQALPETSFQMTFHAGTADRDGAVVATGGRVLACTGRGATLAEAHQRAYALVDAIDWPQGFCRRDIGWRAL, from the coding sequence ATGAATATCCTGATCCTGGGCGGCGGCGGGCGCGAACATGCGCTGGCCTGGGCGATCCGGCAGAACCCGAAATGCGATCGCCTGATCGTGGCACCCGGCAATGCGGGCATCGCGGGCGTGGCCGAATGCGCCGACCTGGACGTGCTGTCGCGGGCCGAAGTGCTGGAATTCGCGCAGGAGAACGCCGTCGACTTCGTCATCGTCGGCCCCGAGGCGCCCCTGGCCGCGGGCGTATCCGACGCGCTGCGCGATGCGGGCTTCCTGGTCTTTGGCCCGTCGCAGGCCGCGGCCCAGTTGGAGGCCTCCAAGACCTTCACCAAGGAGATCTGCGACGCCTGCGCCGCCCCCACCGCGGCCTGGGCCCGGTTCACCGATGCCGCCGCGGCGCGCGATTACGTGACTGCCCAGGGGGCGCCCATCGTGGTCAAGGCCGACGGGCTGGCCGCCGGCAAGGGCGTCACCGTGGCCGAGACGGTGGACCAGGCCCATGCCGCCATCGACGACATCTTCGACGGGGCCTTCGGCGACATGTCCGTCGTCATCGAGGAGTTCATGGACGGAGAGGAGGCCAGCTTCTTCATCCTGTCCGACGGCACCGACTGCCTGGCCATCGGCACCGCCCAGGACCACAAGCGCGTGGGCGATGGCGACACCGGCCCGAACACCGGCGGGATGGGCGCCTACAGCCCCGCCCCGGTGCTGACGCCGGCGATCCAGGACCAGGTGATGGCGCGCATCGTGCGCCCGACCATCGCGGAAATGGCGCGGCGCGGCATGCCCTTTCAGGGGGTGCTCTATGCCGGGCTGATGATCGCGGACGGACAGGCGCGCCTGGTCGAATACAACGTCCGCTTCGGCGACCCGGAATGCCAGGTGCTGATGATGCGGCTTGGCGGGCAGGTGCTGGACCTGCTGCTGGCCTGCGCCGAAGGGCGGCTGGCCCAAACCCCCGTGACCTGGGCCGACGATCACGCCCTGACGGTGGTCATGGCGGCCCAGGGCTATCCCGGCAGCTATGCCAAGGGGACCGTCATCGGCGGCCTGCAGGCCCTGCCCGAAACCAGCTTTCAGATGACCTTCCACGCGGGCACGGCCGACCGCGATGGCGCGGTTGTCGCCACCGGAGGGCGCGTGCTGGCCTGCACCGGGCGCGGCGCGACCCTGGCCGAGGCGCATCAGCGCGCCTATGCGCTGGTCGACGCGATCGACTGGCCGCAGGGCTTCTGCCGCCGCGACATCGGCTGGCGCGCGCTGTGA
- a CDS encoding ribose-phosphate pyrophosphokinase, which translates to MPVMTEPKLISGNANRPLAQSIARRMSLHRGMSVNLLDARVERFNDQEIFVEVYENVRGEDMYIIQPTSNPANDNLMELLIMTDALRRSSAARITAVIPYFGYARQDRRAKARTPISAKLVANLLTEAGVDRVLTLDLHAAQIQGFFDVPVDNLYAAPVFALDVQHHFKGRMNDLMVVSPDVGGVARARELATRIGAPLSIVDKRREKAGEIAEMTVIGDVAGKACIIVDDICDTAGTLVKAAQVLTDNGATEVHAYITHGVLSGPAVERVTNSVMKSLVITDSIQPTDAVRNAPNIRIVPTAPMFTQAILNIWNGTSVSSLFETDTLLPIYEGLYSPI; encoded by the coding sequence ATGCCCGTCATGACCGAACCCAAGCTGATTTCCGGAAACGCCAACCGACCGCTGGCCCAGTCCATCGCGCGGCGCATGTCCCTGCATCGCGGCATGAGCGTCAACCTGCTGGACGCCCGCGTCGAACGCTTCAACGACCAGGAGATCTTCGTCGAGGTCTACGAGAACGTCCGCGGCGAGGACATGTACATCATCCAGCCCACGTCGAACCCGGCCAACGACAACCTGATGGAGCTGCTGATCATGACCGACGCGCTGCGCCGGTCGTCGGCCGCGCGCATCACGGCGGTGATTCCCTATTTCGGCTATGCCCGCCAGGACCGCCGCGCCAAGGCCCGCACCCCGATCAGCGCCAAGCTGGTCGCGAACCTGCTGACCGAGGCGGGCGTGGACCGCGTCCTGACGCTGGACCTGCACGCGGCCCAGATCCAGGGCTTCTTCGACGTGCCGGTGGACAACCTCTATGCCGCGCCGGTCTTTGCGCTGGACGTGCAGCATCACTTCAAGGGGCGGATGAACGACCTGATGGTCGTGTCGCCCGACGTCGGCGGTGTGGCCCGGGCCCGCGAACTGGCCACCCGGATCGGTGCGCCCCTGTCCATCGTCGACAAGCGCCGCGAGAAGGCCGGAGAGATCGCCGAGATGACCGTGATCGGTGACGTGGCGGGCAAGGCCTGCATCATCGTGGACGACATCTGCGACACCGCCGGCACGCTGGTCAAGGCGGCGCAGGTGCTGACCGACAACGGCGCGACCGAGGTCCATGCCTACATCACCCACGGCGTCCTTTCTGGCCCGGCGGTCGAGCGGGTCACCAATTCGGTGATGAAATCGCTGGTCATCACCGATTCGATCCAGCCCACCGATGCGGTCAGGAACGCGCCCAACATCCGCATCGTGCCTACCGCACCGATGTTCACGCAGGCGATTTTGAATATCTGGAACGGCACCTCGGTCAGCAGCCTGTTCGAGACGGACACCCTTCTGCCGATCTACGAAGGGCTGTATTCGCCGATCTGA
- a CDS encoding 2-hydroxychromene-2-carboxylate isomerase: protein MAHIDYYLGTISPWCYLAGDRLEQIAARHGAQITYKPLDLLQLFDRTGGVRPAQRHASRMEYRNQELPRWAHHLDMPLNLKPAHWPVNMAPSSYAIIAAQAAGGDVGALVQGFLRAVWAEERDISEDAVIRDILGANGFDPSLADTGLFVGAETYGRNLEQAVAAGAFGAPFYVVRETDQRFWGQDRLDFLDRHLAAL, encoded by the coding sequence ATGGCCCATATCGACTATTATCTGGGGACGATCAGCCCCTGGTGCTATCTTGCCGGCGACCGCCTGGAACAGATCGCCGCCCGGCACGGCGCGCAGATCACCTACAAGCCCCTGGACCTGCTGCAACTGTTCGACCGGACCGGCGGGGTGCGCCCGGCGCAGCGCCATGCCAGCCGGATGGAATACCGCAACCAGGAACTGCCCCGGTGGGCCCACCATCTGGACATGCCCCTGAACCTCAAGCCCGCGCATTGGCCGGTGAACATGGCGCCGTCGTCCTATGCCATCATCGCCGCGCAGGCGGCGGGGGGCGATGTCGGCGCGCTGGTCCAGGGCTTTCTGCGCGCGGTCTGGGCCGAGGAACGCGACATCAGCGAGGACGCGGTGATCCGCGACATCCTGGGCGCCAACGGGTTCGACCCGTCACTGGCCGACACGGGCCTGTTCGTGGGCGCCGAGACCTATGGCCGCAACCTGGAACAGGCGGTGGCCGCCGGGGCCTTCGGCGCCCCCTTCTATGTCGTGCGCGAGACCGATCAGCGGTTCTGGGGCCAGGACCGGCTGGACTTTCTGGACCGCCATCTGGCCGCGCTATGA
- a CDS encoding alpha/beta fold hydrolase codes for MSGLHLRHWPGDPDRPALALHCMMGSGSAWGPIARLLEGRVDLRGFDMPGHGRSDDWQPQPDGPDYHTAVTRLAAAMIDRPLDLIGHSFGATVALRIAVAAPDAVRSLTLIEPVLFAACPDPAQDALDARMADLLDQGQDDQAMAAFLSVWGAQDPDRLPPEARAQMVRQIRLVAGTGDALRHDSASILREGGLEQVDAPVLLVQGADSPAVIGGIIDALAGRLPDVGRATIPGAGHMAPLTHPEQVAGLIGVNLDRA; via the coding sequence ATGAGCGGACTGCACCTGCGGCACTGGCCGGGCGATCCGGATCGCCCGGCACTGGCGCTTCATTGCATGATGGGCAGCGGGTCGGCCTGGGGTCCGATCGCGCGGCTGCTGGAGGGGCGCGTCGATCTGCGAGGCTTCGACATGCCCGGCCACGGGCGCAGTGACGACTGGCAGCCCCAGCCCGACGGCCCCGACTATCACACCGCGGTCACGCGTCTGGCCGCGGCGATGATCGACCGGCCGTTGGACCTGATCGGCCACAGCTTCGGCGCGACCGTGGCGCTGCGGATCGCGGTCGCGGCGCCCGATGCCGTGCGCAGCCTGACCCTGATCGAACCGGTGCTGTTCGCCGCCTGCCCGGACCCGGCCCAGGACGCGCTGGATGCCCGCATGGCCGACCTTCTGGACCAGGGCCAGGACGACCAGGCCATGGCGGCCTTCCTGTCGGTCTGGGGCGCGCAGGACCCCGACCGCCTGCCCCCCGAGGCCCGCGCCCAGATGGTGCGTCAGATCCGGCTGGTGGCCGGGACCGGCGACGCGCTTCGCCATGACAGCGCCAGCATCCTGCGCGAGGGCGGGTTGGAGCAGGTCGACGCACCGGTGCTGCTGGTCCAGGGGGCCGACAGCCCGGCGGTGATCGGTGGCATCATCGACGCGCTGGCGGGCCGGTTGCCCGATGTCGGGCGCGCCACGATCCCCGGAGCCGGCCACATGGCGCCCCTGACCCATCCGGAACAGGTCGCGGGACTGATCGGGGTCAACCTGGACCGCGCCTAG
- a CDS encoding H-type lectin domain-containing protein gives MIRFATHEIGIARGAVTMVSDFDTQGPMWTETGDRSHRQRVEFGDRFVAPPVVHLGVGMWDLDSDRNQRGDLQVENVTLTGFDILFRTWGDTRIARMRVEWMAIGAVPDEQDFIL, from the coding sequence ATGATACGATTTGCAACCCACGAGATCGGGATCGCACGCGGTGCGGTCACGATGGTCTCTGATTTCGACACGCAGGGGCCGATGTGGACCGAGACGGGCGACCGGTCGCACCGCCAGCGTGTCGAGTTCGGCGACCGCTTCGTGGCGCCGCCTGTCGTGCATCTTGGCGTCGGGATGTGGGACTTGGACAGCGATCGCAACCAGCGCGGCGACCTGCAGGTCGAGAACGTGACCCTGACCGGGTTCGACATCCTGTTCCGCACCTGGGGCGACACCCGCATCGCGCGGATGCGGGTGGAGTGGATGGCGATCGGGGCCGTGCCCGACGAACAGGACTTCATCCTCTAG
- a CDS encoding F0F1 ATP synthase subunit epsilon: MADTMQFDLVSPERSLASVPVREVRLPGSDGDLTAMPGHAPTIVTLRPGMVILVGADGTTSEFAVTGGFAEINQDSVSLLAERGHPREEITQDVYNDMMKDAHRAHRSAKDRREHVGEEVVTAAVKLLGDMQALGTHIGLDPNQSTVPD; this comes from the coding sequence ATGGCCGATACCATGCAGTTCGACCTCGTGTCGCCGGAACGGAGCCTCGCCTCCGTTCCCGTGCGTGAGGTGCGCCTGCCGGGCAGCGATGGCGATCTGACCGCCATGCCCGGCCATGCGCCCACGATCGTGACCCTGCGTCCGGGCATGGTGATCCTGGTGGGTGCCGACGGCACCACCAGCGAATTCGCCGTCACCGGCGGCTTTGCCGAGATCAACCAGGACAGCGTCAGCCTGCTGGCCGAACGCGGACACCCGCGCGAGGAGATCACGCAGGACGTCTACAACGACATGATGAAGGACGCCCACCGCGCCCATCGCAGCGCCAAGGATCGGCGCGAACATGTCGGCGAAGAGGTCGTGACCGCCGCCGTCAAGCTTCTGGGCGACATGCAGGCGCTTGGCACCCATATCGGGCTGGACCCCAATCAGTCGACGGTTCCGGACTGA
- the atpD gene encoding F0F1 ATP synthase subunit beta gives MAEATGKITQVIGAVVDVQFEDRLPAILNALVTQNNGKTLVLEVAQHLGENTVRTIAMDATEGLVRGEVVTDTGNPIMVPVGDVTLGRILNVVGEPVDEGEALATSETRAIHQAAPDFAAQATSSEILVTGIKVIDLLAPYSKGGKIGLFGGAGVGKTVLIMELINNIAKVHSGYSVFAGVGERTREGNDLYHEMVESGVIVPDNLVDSKVALVYGQMNEPPGARMRVALTGLTLAEQFRDASGTDVLFFVDNIFRFTQAGSEVSALLGRIPSAVGYQPTLATDMGAMQERITSTKNGSITSIQAVYVPADDLTDPAPATTFAHLDATTVLSRAISELGIYPAVDPLDSNSRILDPAVVGEEHYQVARDVQGILQKYKSLQDIIAILGMDELSEEDKLTVTRARKIQRFLSQPFDVAKVFTGSDGVQVPLEKTIASFKAVVAGEYDHLPESAFYMVGDIDDVKAKAERLAAEAA, from the coding sequence ATGGCAGAGGCCACTGGTAAAATCACGCAGGTGATCGGCGCCGTCGTTGACGTGCAGTTCGAGGACCGGCTTCCCGCGATTCTGAACGCGCTGGTAACCCAAAACAACGGCAAGACGCTGGTGCTGGAAGTTGCCCAGCATCTGGGCGAGAACACCGTCCGCACCATCGCCATGGACGCGACCGAAGGTCTGGTCCGCGGCGAGGTCGTGACCGACACCGGCAACCCGATCATGGTGCCCGTGGGCGACGTGACCCTGGGCCGCATCCTGAACGTCGTGGGCGAGCCCGTGGACGAGGGCGAAGCCCTGGCCACCAGCGAGACCCGCGCCATCCACCAGGCCGCCCCCGACTTCGCCGCGCAGGCGACCAGCTCGGAGATCCTGGTGACCGGCATCAAGGTCATCGACCTGCTGGCCCCCTATTCCAAGGGCGGCAAGATCGGCCTGTTCGGCGGCGCCGGTGTGGGCAAGACGGTTCTGATCATGGAACTGATCAACAACATCGCCAAGGTGCACTCGGGCTATTCGGTGTTCGCCGGCGTGGGTGAGCGCACCCGCGAGGGCAACGACCTGTACCACGAGATGGTCGAATCGGGCGTCATCGTTCCCGACAACCTGGTCGATTCGAAAGTGGCCCTGGTCTATGGCCAGATGAACGAGCCGCCGGGCGCCCGTATGCGCGTCGCCCTGACCGGTCTGACCCTGGCGGAGCAGTTCCGCGACGCGTCGGGCACGGACGTGCTGTTCTTCGTGGACAACATCTTCCGCTTTACCCAGGCCGGGTCCGAAGTGTCGGCTCTGCTGGGCCGCATCCCGTCCGCCGTGGGCTATCAGCCGACGCTGGCCACCGACATGGGCGCGATGCAGGAACGCATCACCTCGACCAAGAACGGCTCGATCACCTCGATCCAGGCCGTGTACGTTCCGGCCGACGACCTTACCGACCCGGCGCCCGCCACGACCTTCGCCCACCTGGACGCCACGACGGTTCTGTCGCGCGCGATCTCGGAACTGGGCATCTACCCGGCCGTGGACCCGCTGGACTCCAACAGCCGCATCCTGGACCCCGCCGTCGTCGGCGAGGAGCACTACCAGGTGGCGCGCGATGTGCAGGGCATCCTGCAGAAGTACAAGTCGCTGCAGGACATCATCGCGATCCTGGGCATGGACGAACTGTCCGAAGAGGACAAGCTGACCGTGACCCGTGCGCGCAAGATCCAGCGCTTCCTGTCGCAGCCCTTCGACGTCGCCAAGGTCTTCACCGGTTCCGACGGCGTCCAGGTGCCGCTGGAGAAGACCATCGCCTCGTTCAAGGCGGTCGTCGCGGGTGAGTACGACCACCTGCCGGAATCGGCCTTCTACATGGTCGGCGACATCGACGACGTGAAGGCCAAGGCAGAGCGTCTGGCCGCAGAAGCGGCGTAA
- a CDS encoding F0F1 ATP synthase subunit gamma, which yields MPSLKDLKNRIGSVKNTRKITKAMQMVAAAKLRRAQDAAEAARPYADRMAAVMAGLTANAAGQSGAPRLLAGTGDDKRHLLVVMTAERGLAGGFNSSIVRLARQHADRLRAEGKDVAILTVGKKGREQLKRDYGSLFVHHVDLSEVKRMGYDTARAIADEVLTRFDTGDFDVATIFYNRFESVISQVPTARQIIPAEVPEGASETNALYDYEPGEEELLADLLPRSVATQIFAALLENAASEQGARMSAMDNATRNAGDMIDRLTTQYNRSRQAAITTELIEIIAGAEAL from the coding sequence ATGCCCAGTCTCAAGGATCTCAAGAACCGGATCGGAAGCGTCAAGAACACGCGGAAGATCACCAAGGCGATGCAGATGGTCGCCGCCGCAAAACTGCGCCGGGCGCAGGACGCGGCGGAAGCCGCGCGTCCCTATGCCGACCGCATGGCGGCCGTCATGGCCGGCCTGACCGCGAATGCGGCAGGCCAGTCCGGCGCGCCCCGCCTGCTGGCCGGAACGGGCGACGACAAGCGTCATCTGCTGGTCGTGATGACGGCGGAACGCGGCCTGGCCGGCGGCTTCAACAGCTCGATCGTGCGTCTGGCCCGCCAGCACGCCGACCGGCTGCGCGCCGAGGGCAAGGACGTCGCGATCCTGACCGTCGGCAAGAAGGGCCGCGAGCAGCTCAAGCGCGACTATGGCAGCCTGTTCGTGCACCATGTCGACCTCTCCGAGGTCAAACGCATGGGCTATGACACGGCCCGTGCCATCGCCGACGAGGTGCTGACCCGCTTCGACACCGGCGATTTCGACGTGGCGACGATCTTCTACAACCGGTTCGAATCGGTGATCAGCCAGGTTCCGACCGCGCGCCAGATCATCCCCGCCGAAGTCCCCGAGGGCGCGTCCGAGACGAACGCCCTCTACGACTACGAACCGGGCGAGGAAGAACTGCTGGCCGATCTGCTGCCCCGTTCGGTGGCCACGCAGATCTTTGCGGCGCTTCTGGAGAATGCGGCGTCCGAGCAGGGCGCGCGGATGAGTGCCATGGACAACGCCACGCGCAACGCGGGCGACATGATCGACAGGCTGACGACGCAGTACAACCGCTCGCGTCAGGCTGCGATCACCACGGAGCTGATCGAAATCATTGCGGGCGCCGAGGCGCTCTGA